From the Pseudomonas baltica genome, one window contains:
- the argR gene encoding transcriptional regulator ArgR encodes MTAQRIGFLIWPSAKALTLALAEEALRVAQRVHPDVSYELLFLQAETPIEGGAWRLPGEPWAGRLEGCSKLFLLADEPPAALSGALSSALKQLVRSGCVIGGLSAGVYPLAQLGLLDGYRAAVHWRWQDDFAERYPKVIATSHLFDWDRDRMTACGGLSVLDLLLAVLARDHGAELAGAVSEELVVERIREGGERQRIPLQNRLGSSHPKLTQAVLLMEANIEEPLTTDEIAQHVCVSRRQLERIFKQYLNRVPSQYYLELRLNKARQMLMQTSKSIIQIGLSCGFSSGPHFSSAYRNFFGATPREDRNQRRSSSPFELSPVSAERG; translated from the coding sequence ATGACAGCCCAACGAATTGGTTTTCTGATCTGGCCCAGCGCCAAGGCCCTGACTTTGGCCCTGGCCGAAGAAGCCTTGCGCGTCGCCCAGCGGGTGCATCCGGATGTCAGCTACGAGCTGTTGTTCCTGCAGGCCGAAACGCCGATTGAGGGCGGTGCCTGGCGCTTGCCGGGCGAGCCGTGGGCGGGGCGCCTGGAGGGTTGCAGCAAGCTGTTCCTGTTGGCGGACGAACCACCGGCAGCCCTGAGTGGCGCCCTGAGCAGCGCGCTCAAGCAGCTTGTGCGCAGTGGTTGTGTCATCGGCGGGCTGTCGGCCGGGGTCTATCCGCTGGCGCAACTGGGGCTGCTGGACGGCTATCGGGCGGCGGTGCACTGGCGCTGGCAAGATGATTTCGCCGAGCGCTACCCCAAGGTCATCGCGACCAGCCACTTGTTCGACTGGGACCGCGACCGCATGACCGCCTGTGGCGGGCTGTCGGTGCTCGACCTGTTGCTGGCGGTGCTGGCCCGTGATCACGGCGCCGAGCTTGCCGGTGCGGTGTCGGAAGAACTGGTGGTCGAGCGTATCCGCGAGGGCGGTGAGCGCCAACGCATTCCGCTGCAGAATCGCCTGGGCTCCAGCCATCCCAAGCTGACCCAGGCCGTGTTGCTGATGGAAGCCAACATCGAAGAGCCGCTGACCACCGACGAGATCGCCCAGCACGTGTGCGTGTCGCGACGCCAGCTGGAGCGGATCTTCAAGCAGTACCTCAATCGCGTCCCCAGCCAGTACTACCTGGAGCTGCGCCTGAACAAGGCCCGGCAGATGCTCATGCAGACCAGCAAATCGATCATTCAGATCGGCCTGTCCTGCGGCTTCTCGTCGGGGCCGCACTTCTCCAGCGCCTATCGCAACTTCTTCGGCGCCACGCCCCGCGAAGACCGCAACCAGCGGCGCAGCAGCAGCCCGTTCGAGCTATCCCCGGTGTCTGCCGAGCGCGGCTAA
- a CDS encoding ABC transporter permease, with translation MIFDYHVVWANLPLYFWGMLETLKLLGISLFFGLLAALPLALMRVSKNRLINWPAWFYTYVIRGTPMLVQLFLIYYGLSQFAAVRESLFWPLLKSATFCACLAFAINTSAYTAEIIAGSLRATPPGEIEAARAMGMSPRQLYRRILLPSALRRALPQYSNEVIMMLQTTSLASIVTLMDITGAAQTVYAKYYFPFEAYITAGAFYLCLTFILVRLFKRAERRWLGYMAPRH, from the coding sequence GTGATATTCGATTACCACGTGGTCTGGGCCAACCTGCCACTGTACTTCTGGGGCATGCTCGAAACCCTCAAGCTGCTGGGCATTTCGCTGTTTTTCGGCTTGCTGGCGGCCTTGCCGCTGGCGCTGATGCGGGTCTCGAAGAACCGCCTGATCAACTGGCCGGCGTGGTTCTACACCTACGTGATCCGCGGCACGCCGATGCTGGTGCAGTTGTTTCTGATCTACTACGGTCTGTCGCAGTTTGCCGCCGTGCGCGAGAGCCTGTTCTGGCCGCTGCTCAAGAGCGCGACCTTCTGCGCCTGCCTGGCGTTTGCGATCAATACCAGTGCCTACACCGCCGAGATCATTGCAGGCAGCCTGCGCGCCACGCCGCCGGGCGAGATCGAGGCCGCCCGCGCCATGGGCATGTCGCCGCGCCAGCTGTATCGGCGCATCCTGCTGCCCTCGGCCTTGCGCCGGGCGCTGCCGCAATACAGCAACGAGGTAATCATGATGCTGCAGACCACCAGTCTGGCGTCCATCGTTACCCTTATGGATATCACCGGTGCTGCGCAGACGGTCTACGCCAAGTATTACTTCCCGTTCGAGGCGTACATCACCGCCGGGGCGTTCTATCTGTGCCTGACCTTCATCCTTGTCCGCCTGTTCAAGCGCGCCGAGCGCCGCTGGCTGGGCTACATGGCGCCGCGTCACTGA
- the astD gene encoding succinylglutamate-semialdehyde dehydrogenase: MSTLYVAGHWLDGQGEVMQSLNPVSQQSVWTGQAASAAQVTQAVQAAREAFPAWASLALSQRIGVLEAFAASLKLHAQSLAHCIGEETGKPLWEASTEVASMINKVGISIQSYRERTGEKSAPLADANAVLRHKPHGVVAVFGPYNFPGHLPNGHIVPALLAGNTVIFKPSEQTPKVAEMTLRCWIEAGLPAGVLNLLQGGRDTGIALAAEPGLDGVFFTGSSGTGNALHRQFAGRPDKILALEMGGNNPLVVEQVADLDAAVYAIIQSAFISAGQRCTCARRLIVPEGAWGDRLLERLIEVSSQLQVGAYDQDPPPFMGSVISLDAAQSLLDAQAQLLAKGALALLAMTQPDPQSALLTPGLLDVTAVADRPDEELFGPLLQVIRYHRFEDALIEANATQYGLAAGLLSDSADRYQQFWLHSRAGIVNWNKQLTGAASTAPFGGVGASGNHRASAWYAADYCAYPVASLEVDTLSLPVSLSPGITL; this comes from the coding sequence ATGAGCACGCTTTACGTTGCGGGTCATTGGCTGGACGGTCAGGGTGAGGTGATGCAGTCGCTCAACCCGGTCAGCCAGCAAAGTGTCTGGACGGGCCAGGCCGCTTCGGCCGCCCAGGTGACTCAGGCGGTCCAGGCCGCGCGCGAGGCATTCCCGGCCTGGGCGAGCCTGGCCCTGAGCCAGCGTATCGGCGTGCTTGAAGCCTTTGCCGCGAGCCTCAAGCTGCACGCTCAGTCCCTGGCCCACTGCATCGGTGAAGAAACCGGCAAGCCACTCTGGGAGGCGTCCACCGAAGTCGCCAGCATGATCAACAAGGTCGGCATCTCCATTCAGAGTTACCGCGAGCGCACGGGTGAGAAAAGCGCGCCACTGGCGGATGCCAATGCAGTTTTGCGGCACAAGCCCCATGGCGTGGTGGCGGTGTTCGGACCTTACAATTTCCCCGGTCACCTGCCGAACGGTCATATCGTCCCGGCGTTGCTGGCGGGCAACACGGTGATATTCAAGCCCAGCGAACAGACGCCGAAAGTCGCCGAAATGACCCTGCGCTGCTGGATCGAGGCCGGGCTGCCGGCGGGTGTGCTGAACCTCCTGCAAGGCGGCCGCGACACCGGCATCGCCCTGGCTGCGGAGCCTGGGCTCGATGGAGTGTTTTTCACCGGGTCCAGCGGTACCGGCAACGCCTTGCACCGTCAGTTCGCCGGCCGCCCGGACAAGATCCTGGCGCTGGAGATGGGCGGCAACAACCCGCTGGTGGTCGAGCAGGTTGCCGATCTCGATGCGGCGGTCTACGCCATTATCCAATCAGCGTTCATTTCCGCCGGCCAGCGCTGCACGTGTGCGCGCCGCCTCATCGTCCCCGAGGGGGCCTGGGGCGATCGTCTGCTTGAGCGCTTGATCGAGGTCAGCAGCCAGCTGCAGGTGGGCGCCTATGACCAGGATCCACCGCCGTTCATGGGCTCGGTGATCTCCCTGGACGCTGCGCAGTCGCTGCTCGACGCCCAGGCGCAGTTGCTGGCAAAGGGAGCACTGGCGCTATTGGCCATGACCCAACCTGACCCGCAATCCGCATTGCTGACCCCCGGTTTGCTGGACGTGACGGCAGTCGCCGATCGCCCCGACGAAGAACTGTTCGGGCCGCTGCTGCAGGTGATTCGCTACCACCGTTTTGAAGACGCGCTGATCGAGGCCAACGCCACTCAGTACGGGCTGGCGGCGGGACTGCTGTCGGACTCGGCCGATCGTTACCAGCAGTTCTGGCTGCACAGCCGCGCCGGTATCGTCAACTGGAACAAACAGCTGACGGGCGCGGCCAGTACCGCACCGTTCGGCGGCGTCGGCGCTTCTGGCAACCATCGCGCCAGCGCCTGGTATGCGGCGGATTACTGCGCCTACCCGGTGGCATCGCTGGAGGTCGATACCCTCAGTCTGCCAGTCAGCCTGTCGCCGGGGATTACCTTGTGA
- a CDS encoding ABC transporter permease, whose protein sequence is MLSGYGAVILDGAWLTLELALCSMALAIALGLISVAMRLSPVRWVAWLGDLYSTVIRGIPDLVLILLIFYGGQVLLNTVAPLLGHDDYIDLDPLVSGIFTLGFIFGAYLSETFRGAFMAIPKGQAEAGIAYGMSRLKVFFRVLVPQMIRLAIPGFTNNWLVLTKATALVSVVGLQDMMFKAKQAGDATGKPFTFYLAVAGMYLVLTSVSLLVLRWVERRYSVGVRMADL, encoded by the coding sequence GTGCTGAGCGGTTACGGTGCCGTCATTCTCGACGGAGCATGGCTGACGCTGGAGCTGGCTTTGTGTTCGATGGCGCTGGCCATCGCCCTGGGGCTGATCAGCGTCGCCATGCGCCTGTCGCCGGTGCGCTGGGTGGCATGGTTGGGCGACCTGTATTCGACGGTGATCCGCGGCATCCCCGACCTGGTGTTGATACTGCTGATCTTCTACGGCGGCCAGGTGCTGCTCAATACCGTCGCGCCGCTGTTGGGGCATGACGACTACATCGACCTCGATCCGCTGGTGTCGGGCATCTTCACCTTGGGTTTCATTTTTGGCGCCTACCTGTCCGAGACCTTCCGCGGCGCGTTCATGGCCATCCCCAAGGGCCAGGCCGAAGCGGGTATCGCCTATGGCATGAGTCGGCTGAAGGTGTTCTTCCGGGTGCTGGTGCCGCAGATGATTCGCCTGGCGATCCCGGGGTTCACCAATAACTGGCTGGTGCTTACCAAGGCTACGGCGCTGGTGTCGGTAGTCGGCCTGCAAGACATGATGTTCAAGGCCAAGCAGGCCGGTGACGCTACCGGCAAGCCCTTTACCTTCTACCTTGCCGTGGCGGGCATGTACCTGGTGCTGACCAGCGTGTCGCTGCTGGTGCTGCGCTGGGTCGAGCGCCGCTATTCGGTGGGCGTGCGGATGGCCGATCTGTGA
- a CDS encoding aspartate aminotransferase family protein, which produces MSVEHAQVQRADFDQVMVPNYAPAGFIPVRGAGSRVWDQAGRELIDFSGGIAVNVLGHAHPALVGALTEQANKLWHVSNVFTNEPALRLAKKLVDATFAERVFFCNSGAEANEAAFKLARRVASDNYGAEKYEIIAATNSFHGRTLFTVSVGGQPKYSDGFGPKITGITHVPYNDLAALEAAVSDKTCAVVLEPIQGEGGVLPADKAYLEGARALCDQFNALLVFDEVQSGMGRSGELFTYINYGVTPDILSSAKSLGGGFPMGAMLTTEKLAKHFSVGVHGTTYGGNALACAVGEAVMDVINTPEVRAGVRAKHTRFVTRLQAIGEKYGVFSEVRGMGLLLGCVLTDAWKGRAKDFFNAAEQQNLMILQAGPDVVRFAPSLVIEDADIDEGLDRFERAVVQLTRA; this is translated from the coding sequence ATGTCCGTTGAGCATGCTCAGGTGCAACGCGCCGATTTCGACCAGGTAATGGTTCCCAACTATGCACCGGCCGGGTTCATCCCCGTACGTGGCGCGGGCTCTCGAGTCTGGGACCAAGCTGGGCGCGAGCTCATCGACTTCTCCGGCGGCATCGCCGTCAACGTGCTGGGCCACGCCCATCCGGCGCTGGTCGGCGCACTGACCGAGCAGGCCAACAAGTTGTGGCACGTGTCCAATGTGTTCACCAACGAGCCGGCCCTGCGCCTCGCCAAAAAACTGGTCGACGCCACCTTCGCCGAGCGCGTGTTCTTCTGCAACTCCGGCGCCGAAGCCAACGAGGCCGCCTTCAAGCTGGCCCGCCGCGTGGCCAGCGACAATTATGGTGCCGAGAAGTACGAGATCATCGCCGCCACCAACAGCTTCCACGGCCGCACCCTGTTCACCGTCAGCGTGGGCGGCCAGCCCAAGTATTCCGACGGTTTCGGTCCGAAAATCACCGGCATCACCCATGTGCCTTACAACGACCTGGCTGCCCTCGAGGCCGCCGTATCCGACAAGACCTGCGCCGTCGTGCTGGAGCCGATCCAGGGCGAGGGCGGCGTCTTGCCGGCCGACAAAGCCTACCTTGAAGGTGCCCGCGCGCTGTGCGATCAGTTCAATGCACTGTTGGTATTCGACGAAGTGCAAAGCGGCATGGGGCGTAGCGGCGAGCTGTTCACCTACATCAACTATGGCGTGACTCCGGACATCCTCTCCAGCGCCAAGAGCCTGGGTGGCGGATTCCCCATGGGCGCCATGCTGACTACCGAAAAACTGGCCAAGCACTTCTCCGTGGGCGTGCACGGGACCACCTACGGTGGCAATGCCTTGGCCTGCGCGGTGGGCGAGGCAGTGATGGACGTCATCAATACACCTGAAGTGCGTGCCGGTGTTCGCGCCAAGCACACGCGCTTCGTGACCCGCCTGCAAGCCATCGGTGAAAAGTACGGCGTTTTCAGCGAGGTCCGTGGTATGGGGCTGTTGCTGGGCTGTGTGCTGACCGATGCCTGGAAAGGCCGGGCCAAGGATTTCTTCAACGCTGCCGAACAGCAGAACCTGATGATCCTGCAAGCAGGCCCCGACGTCGTGCGCTTCGCCCCGAGCCTGGTGATCGAAGACGCCGACATCGACGAAGGCCTGGATCGTTTCGAGCGTGCCGTCGTACAGCTTACCCGGGCCTGA
- the aruF gene encoding arginine/ornithine succinyltransferase subunit alpha has translation MLVMRPAQTADLDEVKRLAADSPIGVTSLPDDIERLGDKIAASEASFAAEVSFNGEESYFFVLEDTASGRLVGCSAIVASAGYSEPFYSFRNETFVHASRELKIHNKIHVLSQCHDLTGNSLLTSFYVIPDLVGTPWSELNSRGRLLFVASHPERFADSVVTEIVGYSDEHGESPFWDAIGRNFFDLNYAAAERLCGLKSRTFLAELMPHYPIYVPLLPDAAQEAMGQVHPRAQITFDILMREGFETDHYIDIFDGGPTLHARVSSIRSIAQSRVVPVKIEEGRRSGRQYLVSNGQLQDYRAVLLELDWVPGKPVALDLAAAEALGVGEGVSVRLVAV, from the coding sequence ATGCTGGTCATGCGCCCCGCGCAAACGGCTGATCTGGACGAGGTCAAGCGTCTGGCTGCCGACAGCCCCATCGGTGTTACTTCGCTGCCGGACGATATCGAGCGCCTGGGCGACAAGATCGCCGCATCGGAAGCGTCGTTTGCCGCCGAAGTCAGCTTCAATGGCGAAGAAAGCTATTTCTTCGTCCTTGAAGACACCGCCAGCGGGCGTCTGGTGGGCTGTTCGGCCATCGTCGCTTCGGCGGGGTATTCCGAGCCCTTCTACAGTTTTCGTAACGAGACCTTCGTGCACGCGTCTCGCGAGCTGAAGATCCACAACAAGATTCATGTGTTGTCGCAGTGCCACGACCTCACCGGCAACAGCCTGCTGACCAGTTTCTATGTGATCCCCGATCTGGTGGGCACGCCCTGGTCGGAGCTCAACTCGCGTGGGCGTCTGTTGTTCGTTGCCAGCCATCCCGAGCGCTTCGCCGATTCGGTGGTCACCGAAATCGTCGGCTACAGCGACGAGCACGGCGAATCACCGTTCTGGGATGCCATCGGGCGCAATTTCTTCGACCTCAATTACGCTGCTGCCGAGCGCCTGTGCGGGCTCAAGAGCCGGACCTTTCTCGCTGAGTTGATGCCCCATTACCCCATCTACGTACCGTTGTTGCCCGATGCCGCTCAGGAGGCTATGGGCCAGGTGCATCCGCGGGCGCAGATCACCTTCGATATCCTGATGCGAGAAGGCTTCGAGACGGACCACTACATCGATATCTTCGATGGCGGTCCGACCCTGCACGCGCGCGTCTCGAGCATTCGCTCCATTGCCCAGAGTCGTGTGGTGCCGGTCAAGATCGAAGAAGGCCGGCGCAGTGGGCGCCAATATCTGGTTTCCAACGGCCAGTTGCAGGATTACCGCGCCGTGTTGCTGGAACTCGACTGGGTGCCGGGCAAGCCTGTGGCGCTCGATCTGGCCGCCGCCGAAGCGTTGGGTGTCGGAGAGGGCGTGAGCGTGCGCCTGGTAGCGGTCTGA
- the astB gene encoding N-succinylarginine dihydrolase → MKAFEVNFDGLVGPTHNYGGLSYGNVASQGNSQLASNPREAARQGLAKMKALMELGFVQGVLAPQERPDVAGLRALGFTGSDSQVIERAARDAMPLLIASASASSMWVANAATVSPSADTSDGRVHFTAANLNCKYHRSIEHPTTSRVLASMFNDPAHFVHHAALPAVAQFGDEGAANHTRFCRHYGEPGVEFFVYGRSAFDTRYAAPQKYPARQTLEASQAVARLHGLSDDGVVFAQQNPAVIDQGVFHNDVIAVGNGELLFHHQDAFLDTPALIAELHAKLARRGGEFQAISVPRADVSVEDAVRSYLFNSQLLSRADGSMLLIVPQECNNNPRVWAYLQQLTQSGGPIGEVKVFDLKQSMQNGGGPACLRLRVALNEQELAAVNPGVIMTAPLYDTLTQWVDRHYRDRLGESDMADPQLLNECRTALDELTGILNLGAVYPFQLN, encoded by the coding sequence ATGAAAGCGTTTGAAGTCAATTTTGATGGTCTGGTCGGCCCGACCCACAACTACGGTGGGCTGTCGTACGGCAACGTCGCTTCCCAGGGTAACAGTCAGTTGGCGTCCAATCCGCGGGAAGCGGCGCGCCAGGGCCTGGCCAAGATGAAAGCGCTGATGGAGCTGGGTTTTGTCCAAGGGGTGCTGGCCCCGCAGGAGCGCCCGGACGTCGCCGGGCTGCGTGCGTTGGGCTTTACCGGGAGTGACAGTCAGGTGATCGAGCGGGCCGCGCGCGATGCCATGCCCTTGCTCATCGCCAGCGCTTCGGCGTCCAGCATGTGGGTGGCCAATGCCGCCACGGTCAGCCCCAGCGCCGACACGAGTGATGGCCGCGTCCATTTCACGGCGGCCAACCTCAACTGCAAATACCATCGCAGCATCGAGCACCCGACCACCAGTCGGGTGCTGGCATCGATGTTCAACGACCCCGCGCATTTCGTTCATCACGCCGCCTTGCCAGCGGTTGCGCAGTTCGGAGACGAAGGCGCGGCCAACCATACGCGCTTCTGTCGCCACTACGGTGAACCGGGCGTCGAGTTTTTCGTGTATGGCCGTAGCGCCTTCGACACCCGCTACGCGGCGCCGCAGAAGTATCCCGCGCGCCAGACCCTCGAAGCGTCCCAGGCGGTAGCGCGGTTGCACGGCCTGAGCGATGACGGCGTGGTGTTCGCCCAGCAGAATCCAGCGGTCATCGATCAAGGCGTGTTTCATAATGACGTGATTGCGGTGGGTAATGGCGAGTTGCTGTTCCATCACCAGGACGCCTTTCTCGACACGCCAGCGCTGATCGCCGAACTGCACGCTAAACTGGCAAGGCGTGGTGGCGAGTTCCAGGCCATCAGCGTGCCGCGGGCCGATGTTTCGGTGGAAGATGCGGTGCGTTCCTATCTGTTCAACAGTCAGTTGCTGTCGCGAGCCGATGGTTCGATGCTGTTGATCGTACCGCAGGAGTGCAATAACAACCCGCGGGTCTGGGCGTATCTGCAGCAGTTGACGCAGTCGGGTGGTCCGATCGGCGAGGTCAAGGTCTTCGATCTCAAGCAGAGTATGCAAAACGGCGGCGGCCCGGCCTGCCTGCGCTTGCGGGTGGCGCTCAACGAACAGGAACTGGCAGCGGTCAACCCAGGGGTTATCATGACCGCGCCGTTGTACGACACACTGACGCAGTGGGTCGACCGGCATTATCGCGACCGCCTGGGCGAAAGCGACATGGCCGATCCGCAATTATTGAACGAGTGCCGTACGGCACTGGATGAACTGACCGGGATCCTGAATCTGGGTGCGGTTTATCCATTCCAACTCAACTGA
- a CDS encoding ATP-binding cassette domain-containing protein, which yields MYKLEVQDLHKRYGSHEVLKGVSLAAKAGDVISIIGSSGSGKSTFLRCINLLEQPHAGRILLNDEELALVPGKDGALRAADPKQLQRLRSRLAMVFQHFNLWSHMTALENVIEVPMHVLGMSKREALEKAEHYLAKVGVGHRKDAYPGHMSGGEQQRVAIARALAVEPEVMLFDEPTSALDPELVGDVLKVMKGLALEGRTMVVVTHEMGFAREVSNQLIFLHQGRIEEQGDPRQVLSNPQSERLQQFLSGSLK from the coding sequence ATGTACAAACTCGAAGTCCAGGACCTGCACAAACGCTACGGCAGCCACGAGGTGCTCAAAGGCGTGTCGCTGGCCGCCAAGGCCGGCGATGTCATCAGCATCATCGGCTCCAGCGGTTCGGGCAAGAGTACTTTCCTGCGCTGCATCAACCTGCTTGAGCAACCCCATGCCGGGCGTATCCTGCTCAATGACGAAGAGCTGGCGCTGGTGCCTGGCAAGGACGGCGCGCTGCGGGCTGCCGACCCCAAGCAGCTGCAACGCTTGCGTTCGCGGCTGGCCATGGTGTTCCAGCATTTCAACCTGTGGTCGCACATGACCGCCCTCGAAAACGTCATTGAAGTGCCGATGCACGTGCTCGGCATGAGCAAGCGCGAGGCGCTCGAAAAGGCCGAGCATTATCTCGCCAAGGTTGGCGTCGGGCACCGCAAGGATGCCTATCCCGGCCACATGTCCGGTGGCGAGCAGCAGCGGGTGGCGATCGCCCGGGCGCTGGCGGTGGAACCCGAGGTGATGCTGTTCGACGAGCCCACTTCAGCGCTCGATCCCGAGCTGGTCGGCGACGTACTCAAGGTCATGAAAGGCCTGGCCCTGGAAGGCCGGACCATGGTGGTGGTCACGCACGAGATGGGCTTTGCTCGAGAAGTGTCCAATCAGCTGATTTTTCTCCATCAGGGCCGTATCGAGGAGCAGGGCGATCCACGTCAGGTGTTGAGCAATCCGCAGTCCGAACGTTTGCAGCAGTTTCTATCCGGCAGCCTCAAATAG
- a CDS encoding ABC transporter substrate-binding protein, with the protein MKKLALFGALALSVLSMSAFADEKPLKIGIEAAYPPFASKAPDGSIVGFDYDIGNALCAEMKVKCTWVEQPFDGLIPALKVRKIDAILSSMSITDERKQSVDFTNKYYNTPARLVMKQGTTVSDSMAELKGKVIGVQRGSIHERFATEVLQPLGVEVKPYSSQNEIYLDVSAGRLDGTLADATLLQDGFLNTDAGKGYAFTGPAFTDAKYFGDGIGIAVRKGDQADLDRLNAAITAIRANGTYKKIQDKYFDFDIYGQ; encoded by the coding sequence ATGAAGAAGCTCGCCCTGTTTGGTGCCCTGGCATTGTCCGTGCTGTCGATGTCGGCCTTCGCCGATGAAAAACCGCTGAAGATCGGTATCGAGGCTGCTTATCCTCCGTTTGCGTCCAAGGCTCCGGATGGCAGCATCGTCGGCTTCGACTACGACATCGGCAACGCCCTGTGCGCCGAGATGAAGGTCAAGTGCACTTGGGTCGAGCAACCGTTCGATGGCCTGATCCCGGCGCTCAAAGTGCGCAAGATCGACGCCATCCTGTCGTCCATGTCGATCACCGACGAGCGCAAGCAATCGGTGGACTTCACCAACAAGTACTACAACACCCCGGCGCGCCTGGTGATGAAGCAGGGCACCACGGTCAGCGACAGCATGGCCGAGCTCAAGGGCAAGGTCATCGGCGTGCAGCGTGGTTCGATCCACGAACGTTTCGCCACCGAAGTGCTGCAGCCGCTGGGTGTCGAGGTCAAGCCCTACAGCTCGCAGAACGAAATCTACCTGGACGTCAGCGCCGGTCGCCTCGACGGTACCCTGGCTGACGCCACGCTGCTGCAGGACGGTTTCCTCAACACCGACGCCGGCAAAGGCTACGCTTTCACCGGTCCGGCGTTCACCGACGCCAAGTACTTCGGTGACGGCATCGGCATCGCTGTGCGCAAAGGCGACCAGGCTGACCTCGACCGCTTGAACGCTGCCATCACCGCGATCCGCGCCAACGGCACCTACAAGAAGATCCAGGACAAGTACTTCGACTTCGATATCTACGGGCAATAA
- the astA gene encoding arginine N-succinyltransferase, with translation MIVRPVRSSDLPALLELARGTGAGLTTLPANEERLTHRVTWAERTFLGEAGRGDADYLFVLEDDDGSVVGISAIAGAVGLREPWYNYRVGLTVSASQELNIYREIPTLFLANDLTGNSELCSLFLREDQRKGLNGRLLAKARLLFIAEFPQLFGRKVIAEMRGMSDSAGRSPFWESLGWHFFKMEFSQADYLNGVGNRAFIAELMPKFPLYTCFLSPAAREVIGQVHTDTEPALSMLKGEGFSYQGYVDIFDAGPALECETARIRAVHDSQVLVLAIGTPGDDAPVYLMHNRKREECRVAAAPARVAAGTLVVDPLTAKRLRMSPGDSVRAVAMSSHKPGEAGL, from the coding sequence ATGATCGTTCGTCCCGTACGCAGCAGCGATTTACCAGCCCTGCTCGAACTGGCCCGCGGAACCGGGGCCGGGCTGACCACGCTGCCGGCGAATGAGGAGCGGCTGACCCATCGCGTGACCTGGGCCGAGAGGACCTTTCTGGGCGAGGCCGGGCGTGGCGATGCCGATTACCTGTTCGTGCTTGAGGACGACGATGGCAGCGTGGTTGGCATCTCGGCCATCGCTGGCGCGGTGGGCCTGCGCGAGCCCTGGTACAACTATAGGGTCGGCTTGACGGTCAGCGCCTCCCAGGAGCTGAACATCTATCGCGAAATCCCGACCCTGTTCCTCGCCAACGACCTGACCGGCAACTCCGAACTGTGCTCGCTGTTCCTGCGTGAAGACCAGCGCAAGGGCCTCAATGGCCGACTGCTGGCCAAGGCGCGCCTGCTGTTCATCGCCGAGTTCCCGCAGCTGTTCGGGCGCAAGGTGATCGCCGAGATGCGCGGCATGTCCGACAGTGCTGGCCGCTCACCGTTCTGGGAGAGCCTGGGGTGGCATTTCTTCAAGATGGAATTCAGCCAGGCGGATTACCTCAACGGCGTCGGCAATCGAGCCTTCATTGCCGAGCTGATGCCCAAGTTCCCACTGTATACCTGCTTCCTCTCGCCGGCCGCGCGGGAGGTCATCGGCCAGGTCCATACCGACACCGAGCCGGCCCTGTCGATGCTCAAGGGCGAAGGGTTCAGCTATCAGGGCTATGTCGACATCTTCGACGCCGGTCCGGCGCTGGAATGCGAAACCGCACGTATCCGTGCCGTGCACGACAGCCAGGTGCTGGTGCTGGCCATCGGTACGCCCGGTGATGACGCGCCGGTGTACCTGATGCACAACCGCAAGCGTGAAGAGTGCCGTGTGGCTGCCGCTCCTGCCCGTGTCGCCGCCGGCACGCTGGTGGTCGACCCGTTGACCGCCAAGCGCCTGCGCATGAGTCCGGGGGATTCGGTGCGGGCCGTCGCCATGTCGAGTCACAAGCCCGGGGAGGCAGGACTATGA